In a single window of the Armatimonadota bacterium genome:
- the gatC gene encoding Asp-tRNA(Asn)/Glu-tRNA(Gln) amidotransferase subunit GatC, which yields MIDRRVVDHVARLARLELTPEERERFTRQLGALLEYFAVLQRLDTEGVAPTAHIVAMTNVLRDDTPRPGLPRDAVLGGAPEQEDGFFKVPPVIESETPP from the coding sequence GTGATTGATCGCCGCGTCGTCGACCACGTTGCCCGTCTGGCCCGCCTGGAGCTGACGCCGGAGGAACGCGAGCGCTTCACCCGACAGCTGGGGGCGCTGCTGGAGTACTTCGCCGTGCTGCAGCGGCTGGACACCGAGGGGGTGGCGCCCACAGCGCACATCGTGGCGATGACGAATGTGCTCCGGGACGACACGCCGCGGCCAGGCCTGCCCCGGGACGCCGTGCTGGGGGGCGCCCCCGAGCAGGAGGACGGGTTCTTCAAGGTGCCGCCCGTGATCGAGTCGGAGACGCCGCCCTGA
- a CDS encoding ABC transporter permease gives MVPSDFTRRMRKNPLSVAGFSLIVFFVAVAILAPILAPPPATSRNAYLIPQEGFASDPRPPAPGRPFGTTEGQYDLYYGIVWGTRTAFRVSVTVIAISVAVGLVLGGISGYYGGRLDEVIMRITDVFLAFPGLVLAVVVVAVLGRSLDNVMIAIAMVNWPTYARLLRGDILGVRSRDFVEAARAMGASDVRIIFRHIIPNAIYPFLVFGSLDVGLIVLTAAALSFLGLGAEVGYADWGMLINLSRNWILGAPGNPLAYWYVVVFPGAAIFLFVLGWNLLGDAFRDILDPRLRGAS, from the coding sequence ATGGTCCCGTCCGATTTCACGCGGCGCATGCGCAAGAACCCGCTGTCGGTGGCCGGGTTCTCCCTCATCGTCTTCTTCGTGGCCGTGGCCATCCTGGCGCCGATCCTCGCCCCGCCGCCGGCGACCTCCCGGAACGCCTACCTCATCCCGCAGGAGGGGTTTGCCAGCGACCCGAGGCCGCCGGCGCCGGGGCGTCCCTTCGGCACCACGGAAGGGCAGTACGACCTGTACTACGGGATCGTCTGGGGGACGCGTACCGCCTTCCGCGTCTCCGTCACCGTGATCGCCATCTCGGTGGCGGTGGGGCTGGTCCTGGGCGGGATCTCCGGCTACTACGGCGGGCGCCTGGACGAGGTCATCATGCGCATCACGGACGTCTTCCTGGCCTTCCCCGGGCTGGTCCTGGCCGTGGTCGTGGTCGCGGTCCTGGGACGCAGCCTGGACAATGTCATGATCGCCATCGCCATGGTGAACTGGCCGACCTATGCGCGCCTGCTCCGGGGAGACATCCTGGGGGTCCGCAGCCGCGACTTTGTCGAGGCGGCCCGGGCCATGGGCGCCAGCGACGTGCGCATCATCTTCCGGCACATCATTCCCAACGCCATCTACCCCTTCCTGGTCTTCGGCTCGCTGGACGTCGGGCTCATCGTGCTCACCGCGGCGGCGCTGAGCTTTTTGGGGCTGGGCGCGGAGGTCGGCTACGCCGACTGGGGGATGCTGATCAACCTCTCCCGCAACTGGATCCTGGGCGCGCCGGGCAATCCCTTGGCCTACTGGTATGTGGTGGTCTTCCCGGGCGCGGCCATCTTCCTCTTCGTGCTGGGCTGGAACCTGCTCGGCGACGCCTTCCGCGACATCCTGGACCCGCGCCTGCGGGGGGCGAGTTAG
- a CDS encoding ABC transporter permease translates to MATYIGRRLLLLPVVAFGVTLLIFALLQFLAPEMRAAAFITNPNQLNALPAIIEKYGLNKPVHIQYYTWLREVFHGNMGWSQTARQPVAQAIGSFFPATLELTLYSFVPIMLIGVWLGTAAAVHRDRMIDHVSRVFSISFRSLPSFVWGLLILMFLYGRLNWFPPGRLSLEADLFVRSGQFRPYTHLMTVDALLNGQVWIFWDALRHLMGPVLTLTMISIALLVRITRSSMLEVLRQDYVRTARAKGLAESVVINVHARKNALIPVITLSSLTFVGLLGGVVITETIFNFPGIGRWGAFAAQQLDIPGVTGFAMFVAALTVLGNLAADILYAYFDPRVRLQ, encoded by the coding sequence ATGGCAACCTACATCGGGCGGCGTCTCCTCCTCCTGCCGGTGGTGGCCTTCGGGGTGACCCTGCTCATCTTCGCCCTGCTCCAGTTCCTGGCTCCGGAGATGCGGGCCGCCGCCTTCATCACCAACCCCAACCAGCTCAACGCCCTGCCCGCCATCATCGAGAAGTACGGGCTGAACAAGCCCGTGCACATCCAGTACTACACCTGGCTGCGGGAGGTCTTCCACGGGAACATGGGCTGGTCCCAGACGGCCCGCCAGCCGGTGGCCCAGGCCATCGGCTCCTTCTTCCCGGCCACCCTGGAGCTGACCCTGTACTCCTTCGTGCCCATCATGCTCATCGGCGTGTGGCTGGGCACGGCCGCCGCCGTCCACCGGGACAGGATGATCGACCACGTCTCTCGCGTCTTCTCCATCTCCTTCCGCTCCCTGCCCAGTTTCGTCTGGGGGCTGCTGATCCTGATGTTCCTCTACGGACGGCTGAACTGGTTCCCGCCGGGACGGCTGTCGCTGGAGGCCGACCTCTTCGTCCGCTCCGGCCAGTTCCGGCCCTACACCCACCTGATGACGGTGGACGCCCTGCTCAACGGCCAGGTCTGGATCTTCTGGGACGCCCTGCGCCACCTGATGGGGCCGGTGCTGACCCTGACCATGATCTCCATTGCGCTGCTGGTGCGGATCACGCGGTCCTCGATGCTGGAGGTGCTGCGCCAGGACTACGTCCGCACGGCCCGGGCCAAGGGACTGGCCGAGTCCGTGGTGATCAACGTGCACGCCCGCAAGAACGCCCTCATCCCCGTCATCACCCTCAGCAGCCTGACCTTCGTGGGGCTGCTGGGCGGCGTGGTGATCACCGAGACCATCTTCAACTTTCCGGGCATCGGCCGCTGGGGCGCCTTCGCCGCCCAGCAGCTGGACATCCCCGGGGTGACCGGCTTCGCCATGTTCGTCGCCGCGCTGACCGTGCTGGGCAACCTGGCCGCAGACATCCTGTACGCCTACTTCGACCCGCGGGTGAGGCTGCAGTAG
- a CDS encoding ABC transporter substrate-binding protein, with the protein MSWIRQLTALLVATLVFALVGSTGVAQGQAVRNPDTLILVRFGDPESLDPAYAYDTASSEIFLWHVYETLIFFNGGSTGSFVPMLATEVPSVANGGISRDGKTYTFKIRPNVKFHDGTTMTAEDVKYSLLRFMFMDRDGGPSWILLSPILGVESTRDDKGNLDVSLFNKANQAITASGNTLTITLREPYAAFLSIMAQWSMVVNRRWAIAQGDWNGTAAGLRTLNNPAKPEDTKLFSQANGTGPFKLVQWDRQNRQAILERNDTYWRQPAKLRRVIYRVVEDFGPRRLMLQQGDADIVSVNRVEQTQVEGLPGVRIVDDLPQLVVTGIFMNLKIDVSGGNPDVGSGRLDGNGVPPDFFADVNVRRGIAYAFDYATAIRDCNRNKAAVNRGPIPKGMFGYNPNQPWYTTDRTRAEAAFREARGGQVWANGFKFTIAFNSGNTTRQCMAQVLKSNVEALNPKFKVDVRGVTWAQYLSLYRQSKLPMWIIGWAADYPDPDNFVTPFQHSKGTYGSAQGYNNPQVDKLIVDARNETDPAKRRAIYFQLMKIAYDDITTLYLQPTGFIVMRSWVRGWYNNPAFFGPYVYPMAKE; encoded by the coding sequence ATGTCGTGGATTCGGCAGTTGACGGCGCTGCTCGTGGCCACCCTGGTCTTCGCCCTGGTGGGCTCCACGGGCGTCGCCCAAGGCCAGGCCGTGCGGAACCCGGACACCCTGATCCTGGTGCGCTTCGGCGACCCGGAGTCGCTGGACCCGGCCTACGCCTACGACACGGCCAGCTCCGAGATCTTCCTCTGGCACGTCTACGAGACGCTGATCTTCTTCAACGGCGGCTCCACGGGGTCGTTCGTCCCCATGCTGGCCACCGAGGTGCCCTCCGTGGCCAACGGCGGTATTTCCCGGGACGGAAAGACCTACACCTTCAAGATCCGTCCCAACGTGAAGTTCCACGATGGGACGACGATGACGGCGGAGGACGTGAAGTACTCCCTGCTGCGGTTCATGTTCATGGACCGCGACGGCGGACCGTCCTGGATTCTGCTCTCCCCCATCCTCGGCGTGGAAAGCACGCGAGACGACAAGGGGAACCTGGACGTCAGCCTCTTCAACAAGGCGAACCAGGCGATCACGGCCAGCGGCAACACCCTGACCATCACGCTCCGTGAGCCCTATGCGGCGTTTCTCTCGATCATGGCGCAGTGGTCCATGGTGGTGAACCGCCGCTGGGCTATCGCCCAGGGCGACTGGAACGGCACGGCGGCCGGCCTGCGCACCCTGAACAACCCGGCCAAGCCCGAGGACACCAAGCTCTTCAGCCAGGCCAACGGCACCGGGCCCTTCAAGCTGGTGCAGTGGGACCGGCAGAACCGCCAGGCCATCCTGGAGCGCAACGACACCTACTGGCGCCAGCCGGCCAAACTTCGCCGGGTGATCTACCGCGTGGTGGAGGACTTCGGTCCGCGCCGCCTGATGCTGCAGCAGGGCGACGCCGACATCGTCAGCGTCAACCGCGTGGAGCAGACTCAGGTGGAGGGGCTCCCCGGCGTGCGCATCGTCGATGACCTGCCCCAGCTGGTGGTGACGGGCATCTTCATGAACCTGAAGATCGACGTCTCGGGCGGCAACCCCGACGTGGGCAGCGGACGGCTGGACGGCAACGGTGTGCCGCCAGACTTCTTCGCCGACGTCAACGTGCGCCGCGGCATCGCCTACGCCTTCGACTACGCCACGGCGATCCGAGACTGCAACCGCAACAAGGCAGCGGTGAACCGGGGGCCGATCCCCAAGGGCATGTTCGGGTACAACCCCAACCAGCCGTGGTACACCACGGACCGGACCCGGGCGGAGGCGGCCTTCCGCGAGGCCCGCGGCGGCCAGGTCTGGGCCAACGGGTTCAAGTTCACCATCGCCTTCAACAGCGGCAACACCACCCGCCAGTGCATGGCCCAGGTCCTGAAGAGCAACGTCGAGGCGCTGAACCCGAAGTTCAAGGTGGATGTGCGCGGCGTGACCTGGGCCCAGTACCTGTCCCTGTACCGGCAGTCCAAGCTCCCGATGTGGATCATCGGCTGGGCCGCGGACTATCCGGACCCGGACAACTTCGTCACGCCGTTCCAGCACAGCAAGGGCACCTACGGCAGCGCCCAGGGGTACAACAACCCCCAGGTGGACAAGCTGATCGTGGACGCCCGGAATGAGACCGACCCGGCCAAGCGGCGGGCGATCTACTTCCAGTTGATGAAGATCGCCTACGACGACATCACGACGCTGTACCTGCAGCCGACCGGGTTCATCGTCATGCGGAGCTGGGTGCGCGGCTGGTACAACAACCCCGCGTTCTTCGGCCCCTACGTGTATCCGATGGCCAAGGAGTAG
- a CDS encoding ABC transporter ATP-binding protein, whose protein sequence is MSTQSSTETILEVKNLVKHFPITKGFILQRQVGAVKAVDDVSFTIRKGETLGLVGESGCGKTTTGRVILRLMEPTSGEAYFEGRNIFKLTKEELRRLRRDMQIIFQDPYSSLNPRMTVGDIIGEPLEIHNLARGKEKIRRVQELLEVVGLSPYHTNRYPHEFSGGQRQRIGIARALAVNPKLIICDEPVSALDVSIQAQVLNLLEELQKEFGLTYLFIAHDLSVVKHISDRIAVMYLGRIVEIADADQLFENPQHPYTEALLSAVPIPDPGMRRERIILPGDVPSPVNPPPGCRFHTRCLYAQESCRVNDPALVDYWGTGHFVACPVLPFKHQRSKAAVIRQPTVSGGEGQGVG, encoded by the coding sequence GTGAGCACCCAGTCGAGCACCGAGACGATCCTGGAAGTGAAGAATCTGGTCAAGCACTTTCCCATCACCAAGGGGTTCATCCTCCAGCGCCAGGTGGGGGCGGTGAAGGCGGTGGACGACGTCTCCTTTACCATCCGCAAGGGGGAGACGCTGGGGCTGGTGGGGGAGTCGGGCTGCGGGAAGACCACCACCGGGAGGGTCATCCTGCGCCTGATGGAGCCCACCAGCGGCGAGGCCTACTTCGAGGGGCGCAACATCTTCAAGCTCACCAAGGAAGAGCTCCGGCGGTTACGGCGCGACATGCAGATCATCTTCCAGGACCCCTACTCCTCGCTGAACCCGCGCATGACCGTGGGAGACATCATCGGCGAGCCGCTGGAGATTCACAACCTGGCCCGGGGCAAAGAGAAGATTCGCCGCGTCCAGGAGCTCCTGGAGGTCGTCGGCCTGTCCCCCTACCACACCAACCGCTACCCCCACGAGTTCAGCGGGGGACAGCGTCAGCGCATCGGTATCGCCCGGGCGCTGGCCGTCAATCCCAAGCTGATCATCTGTGACGAGCCGGTCTCGGCCCTGGACGTCTCCATCCAGGCCCAGGTGTTGAACCTGCTGGAGGAGCTGCAGAAGGAGTTCGGCCTCACCTATCTGTTCATCGCCCACGATCTGTCGGTGGTCAAGCACATCAGCGACCGGATCGCCGTGATGTACCTGGGACGGATCGTGGAGATCGCCGACGCCGACCAGCTCTTCGAGAACCCGCAGCACCCCTACACCGAGGCGCTGCTCTCCGCGGTGCCGATTCCGGACCCGGGGATGCGCCGGGAGCGGATCATCCTCCCGGGGGACGTGCCCAGCCCGGTCAACCCGCCCCCCGGGTGCCGGTTCCACACGCGGTGCCTGTACGCGCAGGAGAGCTGTCGGGTGAACGACCCGGCGCTGGTGGACTACTGGGGCACCGGACACTTTGTGGCCTGCCCGGTCCTGCCCTTCAAGCACCAGCGCAGCAAGGCAGCGGTGATCAGACAGCCGACGGTGAGCGGCGGTGAAGGGCAGGGCGTGGGGTAG